GGCGAATCGCCGCTCGAGGTAGGGCTTGTATGGGTCGAGCCTGCTGGGTCGGGGCCGATTTTCGCGGATGGTGTCCTGCCAGCGTGCGGCGTTCGCGTACCGGAGCACGGTGTTGAGACCCCAGCTCAGGTGCCGGGCGATTGCCCGGCGTGAGTGACCTTGGGCCAGCAATTCGTGGACCAAGGCGTGTGCTGCCTTCTTCCGGTCGGCCCGCCGGCCGACGGGATCCGAATCGCCCTGCGGCCAACCGGCAGCCACTCGGATGGCCTGCGGCAGCGTGCCGCTGGGTGATGGGTTGCGCAGGCAGTCGCGGTGGGCGGCGACGCAGGTCTCCACGGCCCGGCCGAGGCCCTGCCACAGATGGAACCGGTCGGCGACCTGCAAAGCGTCGGGGGCACCGCGCCGGGCACCCCCGGCGTAGGCGCCCGCCCGGTCCCGGCAGATGATCTCCACGCCGGGGTGGCTGATCAGCCAGGTCGCCAGTGGCCCGGCTTCACGGGTCGGGAGCACATCGACCACGCGATGGTCTTCGACGCTGGTCAAGACGGTGGAGTAGGTCTGGCCACGACGGATCGCGAAGTCGTCCACACCCAGCACACGCGGCGTGCTGAACCGTGGATCAGGCAATGCCATGACCCGGCGTAACAAGGTCATCCGTCCCGCACCGAAGCCCAGCTGGGCCGCCAGCCGAGCGCCGGCCCGACCGGCCAGCGCGAGCCCCACCCGCTCCAGGGCGCGGTTGAGCCGCTTGGTGAACCGTGCGTGCGGGGCGGCCAGCTGGAAGAACGGCTCGGCGAACGTCCGGCGCGGGCAGTCCGTCGCTCCGCAGATGAAGCGCCGGACCGTCAGCCGGATCACGAAGCCCTGCTCAGCGAGCGGAAGATCCTTCAGCCTGCGCTGATAGCGGTCGTGGACTCGGTCCGAGAAGCGGCCGCAGTCCGGACATGCAGAGCCGATCGCGCGGCCTCTCGCCACTACCTCGACCCAGCCGAATCCGGCCGTCACAGCCTCGACATCCACATCGTCGATCCCGTCGAACACCAGCAAGTCCCAGAACGGTGCATCGGTCTGCATGACCAGCACCATCACCGTCCATGGCCGCCCGCATCAGCGGCCGGCAGATACCTGAGGGAGCGTCAATTCGAGGCGCGGACGACCACGGCGTACGCGGTCTCACGCGAACCCGTCTCCTCACAATCGAACATCGGGGTAACTCTCCGCGACGACTCCCCAAGATCTGTGCCAGAACCCCCAACTCGTGAACAGAGCCAGCCGTGGGTTGGTGGACGGAGCTGGCCTGCGACATGATCGCTGCCCGCCGGTGCGGTCGGCCCGCCGCCACGAGCGCAATGACGTACCTCTTGGCCAACCGCCGGGCCATGCCCGCGCGGCTTCGCCATATTTCCATGCTGGTCGGACTGCGCAGCCATCCCCCGCTGCTGCTGCGCCGCTGGTGGGTCAGGCACGTCCCCGCGCTCCCTGCCACGGACGCGACAGCACCTACCGCATCCTGGAACATCGGACGCTGACCATCTTCCTCGAGGCAGCGAACCGGGACGCTACACCATGCGAACGGCTCAATGAGCCTTTTCAGCGTTGCCCCTCCAGGTGGGGACGGCTGCGGCGATTGACGTCATGCGGTTGGGGCTTACGCGGGACCGGCGGAAGACTCGCCAGGACTGGAGCCACGCCATCGCGCGTTCGACGGGTACCCGGGCCTGGGCCAGTACTCGGTTGACCGTGCGCTGGGTCGGGGACAGTTCCCCGCCAGGAGGCCGGCCGTGCCCACGACCTGACGGCGGCCCGCGCCAGGCTGAAGAGCTCAGTAATCGTCAGCCCCTCCCCAGGCTGGCTGAGCTGATGCTCGCCCCGGAAGCTGCCGGTAGACTTTTCACTAGGAGCGGCGACTCCCATCTGGCAGGTTCTTTCATATTCACTTGCCCACTTCTAGCGAGTCCCGAGTTTTTGAGGCTGTCAAACTGGGGTTGGCATCCTCACATGACGTCCGAATATGGCCGGGCATGACGTCGCCTTCTACCAACCCACGGGGGAGCACTCATGGGTATCCTCAGTCGCTCGAATCTGCACCACTCGCGGCGCACCACGACCATTTTCATGGCAACGATCGCCGCGATTGGCTTCAGCGTTCCCAACGTAACCCTGGCGCACTCAACGACCCAAGGCGCTCACTCTGTGATATCTGCGGGGCCCTGCAGTGGCCCCGATATGCCGTCCCTGTGGACCTACGAATTCGATCATCATTTGAAGCTCAGCGGCGCCTGCTACACCCTTCATGGCAGGGTCTACGTTAAGGTAAAGCTCAATAGTGGCACTGTGTACTTCAGTAGATGGATGACAGCCCGCGAGCATCCCTATCACACTGAGGGCTGGTTCAATGTTGACACAAACCTCTATTCTCCCTGTAATCAACCTGTGAACAACGGCTACGCGCGCGCGTACGATCAGGGGACGGATAGGTGGTCGCCCAGAGTCCCCGTAACGATCTGTTCCCTCCTCTGAGTAGGGGGCGGGCGGGCCGCCTGCCGCATGTCTATCCCCACGACAGCCGGGTGATTGACAGAAGGGCGTTTGCGCTGCCTCGGTTGTCGATATCGGTCAACCACGTCCTCCTACGCGGCCTGGCATCTTTGAACGCCTGGTGATTGCGATGAGCCGAAGAACTTTCCTTCTTTTCCCTCTGACCGTTTCGCTATTTGGTCTGGGACTCGCGCCCCTCGGCGCCTCCGCGGGGGACTGCGATATCTTCCCGGGTGGGATCTGCCCGCCATTCTCGGGTCCC
The window above is part of the Streptomyces sp. NBC_01296 genome. Proteins encoded here:
- a CDS encoding ISL3 family transposase encodes the protein MQTDAPFWDLLVFDGIDDVDVEAVTAGFGWVEVVARGRAIGSACPDCGRFSDRVHDRYQRRLKDLPLAEQGFVIRLTVRRFICGATDCPRRTFAEPFFQLAAPHARFTKRLNRALERVGLALAGRAGARLAAQLGFGAGRMTLLRRVMALPDPRFSTPRVLGVDDFAIRRGQTYSTVLTSVEDHRVVDVLPTREAGPLATWLISHPGVEIICRDRAGAYAGGARRGAPDALQVADRFHLWQGLGRAVETCVAAHRDCLRNPSPSGTLPQAIRVAAGWPQGDSDPVGRRADRKKAAHALVHELLAQGHSRRAIARHLSWGLNTVLRYANAARWQDTIRENRPRPSRLDPYKPYLERRFADGCTSVTRLHGELNAANAPVTYQMVRAHVATLRRTPADAAPRPPSVRQVTGWLIRHPTALSDDDRAGLKDVLAGCPELDTAAGHIRDFGEILTERRGATLPTWIDAVDASQLPGLTGFALHLHRDFDAVTAGLTLDWSSGRVEGAVNRIKKIKRQLYGRAGFGLLRKMILLQ